Part of the Phragmites australis chromosome 23, lpPhrAust1.1, whole genome shotgun sequence genome is shown below.
CAAAGACTCTGATCTTCTCTAATGTTGGGTTGTGCGAAATGATAGAGGTGAAACATGGAAAGCTTGATGTGTTTTTGATGCATGATTTCTCTGGGACGATGATATGATATATCTGTTGGATGCGTTGGtgttttttttctgtttctgtGGTTGAGTTATCTAAAAATACTGATGATTTGGCTCATGTATTTGGTTCTTCCCGTCAGATCGATTCAAGAAGCAAACTTCACATGGATGGCACTAGCAAGGGCCTAGGATGGATAGCAGTAGCTAGAATTTCTATTTTATAGATGTTTGATTGTTTCTAGGACTTTTGATTTTGACATGTGTATGTCCATTTTGTTGTAtgacatatgtatatatgacaTATCTTCTATTGTAATATAATGAACATTCATATTACCAATGCAATgaactaaaaaatatttatgcttGTCTCATTTTTTGTTCTGTATACATGATAGTAAGGCCGATGGGCTCTGCCAAGCCAAGACATGGTACCAGCATGGCTACAAATGCCATACAAAAAGCCAGTACTGATTTTGAACTAGAATGCGCAGGAGAGCCATCAGTGTCAGCTCATGCAAAAagccggcattgatagtcatagtatcattgccagtttgtcccacaaatcggcactgatagtctaagtatcagtgtcgattccaTGTTATGGACTGGCCCTAAAAATACTCATTATCAATGTTGGTtcataaaccggcactgatagtcatgaACTATTAGTGCAGGTGCAAAAATGACATTTTTGAGCCGGtactgatgaccatttctgtagtagtgaatacTACATTGAGCTGCATGAACAAGCCAGTTGGTTCATGTGTGTGCAAGCAAAAGCTATATATGATCAACCATTGTTCATGCATGATTTGTTCGAAAGAAAATGGTTGTATAGTATATAAGAACATGTGTATATAGTCACTTGGTATGCATACTATCAAGGTTTAGTAAAACAACAATGTAGTATTGATATGGGGTAGGGATCACCTGATCAGGAGCTATGAAGTGTAGATCGAAATAAAGGACATGCGATGTAGATAGGTTTAGGCCTCCTGGAGGATAATAGACTTACGTCTTGTGTGTTGACTACAATATAAGGTATCTAGATCTAATCCCTAAGCTATTTGGTGAGTTTTACGAGCTAGTCGAGTTCTTCTCCTTGTCTTGAGGGATTAGATCTCCTCGAGTTGAGTTACCTTCAATTTGGTTGAATTCCCTTTTTCTGCACGTACCCCATATCCTAGTTTATATAGTTGGACAGAGAGGGGTCGTGTCCTACTCGGAGTCCTGAGCATAGTTGAGCTTATATGTATCTCCCGAGATATTTTGGGCACTCGATTCCTTATATGAAGATCATTTCCAACTACAGATACATCTTGTATTTGGAGCACGAGATTATGTCATACGTACCATAATGGCTTATAAAAACCCCTTGCATGGAAATTGGACACTTGTACGATGGATATTTCATCCTTAGAATATATTGTTTTTCTagtaatatttttaattattaacTATATATTCCTCGTCAGCTAGTCCCTAACTCTGCTTAGAATCACACAGCTAGATAAGAAACCATCTTAAGCGAAATATTtgagcactactacaaaaaaggTCATCACTGCCAATTCAAGAACCGTATTCTaaggtcatcactgccggttcaaaaaccgtaTTACTGCTAgtttttgaaccagcagtgaatAAGCTGCagtgattatcactgccggttcttgaATAAGCTGCagtgattatcactaccggtagtgatactcaatccaagacaaaaaaaataaaagtttaatCATTCGAACAATAATTTAACAAagttttatattactaatctctGTAATATTAGGATTTATATCACACTAATATATAATTAACTTACTAACTTGATTACTGTACACAAAAAGCTAACGTCATGCACAACCACGCgcaaaaaccctaaacctacgTGTGCAAAACACCTAAATGCGACTAGCGGCTGTTGGCCATGATGACCAATAgtcatcatcatcctcgtcctcatcatcgCCATAGTCATTATACTCATCCTCGGCGTCATCTCAGTCGCCTTCGTCGAAATCATCatcaacctcctcctcctcctcctcttcttcctcctcctccgagctcgaTCGGGGTTTCTTCGGCTTTGGCTTGTCGACGAAGAAGTCCCACACCTCGTTCTCGGAGGGGGATCCCACCGAGTCACCAAAGTTTGAGGTCATCGTTGCCTCAATCGATCACGAaagtttgtaatttttcaatctTTAGTAGTTTTAAGtcgaattgttatgaatatgtagTACAAATATTTCATACCTataggatatttagaatagaatTCAGTAATTGATTTTGGCAACAATACATTTAGAATGATATAGTGTCAACATAAAGAGTATGTTAGTGATGATATTTGATGAttatgtagaatacaagtgatgatgttgaatagaatttgtggttgcaactgttgtatgttgattacaattatttaacCTGGCGGAGTATAGTATGGTTGTTGAATCAGGAATGTCGACCGTAGTTGGGTTCAGGGTTTTTTACGGCCCTGGATATGTCATGCATTGTGATAGTGGGGTGGATCTGAGTAAGTTCCAGTATGTGGACACAAAATTTCATAGCCCAAGAGAGATTCGGCGGTCCCAAGTGTTTGGCTGGATGTATAATCTATTGCAACTCAGTTCGGCACATCAGCGGTTGATGGTGAAGGTTGTGAATCCTAGACATCGAGAAACCATCTAGCAGTGGGGGCTCTTGGAGGTTACATGTTTGAAGCAATGGCAGCAATTTGTGTCACTGGCGTTAAGATGGGATTTTTCCCACTATATACTTGTAGAAGCGAGCGATGTTGGGTCCACAGAAGTTGGGCCTAGCACCATAGAAGTTGttggtgaaaatattatccATGAGGAGGTGCAGGAGAGTGTGGTTCCAAAGGTACCCCTGCAGACTAGTGCAACGGTTGAGATACAGACTGCAAAAGAAGATCGTAATGACGGGGAAGAAAATCAAGCCACAATGCATGCTAATCAGGGAGAGCAGGATGAGGCATTAGTGGACCAGATGGAGGCAGATAACATCGAGTTCCGCACATTTGTGGACTCAGGTGCAAGAATCCCGGAAGAATGGTCGAATTTTGCTTTGGAGAAGTTGATGGTGAATGATGGACACAAGTCGACATGGGAGGATTCCATCGTGGTGACCAAAGGCaatatgtttcatgacaaggtccATCTATAGCATGTagtgaagagatggtgtttctcgGAGGTGAGGGAGTTCAAGATGGTAATATCTAATCCTCGGACATACGacatcaaatgtttagctcaacGTTGCACTTGGCGAGTTCATATATTCTTGTCGAGGTGTGACATAGTATGGTTAGCGTCTATTGTTGAGCCACATACTTACAACTTGAGCCAACCTTTGCACGCATAGGAACATGAGTGCTAATTATGTTTCAAATATGATGTACCCAGAGATTGTGAAGAAAACTAGTATGTCTCCTTTTGGAGTTATGCATGCTATCAACACCAGATTTGGGTACAAGATTTCATATGGCATAACATGAAGAGCGAAatagaaggtgttagagaagaggtATGACACTTATAAGGACTCATAATACAACTTACCTTCACTGCTAGAGGTTATCCAGGGCAGGAACCCAGACATCTGCACTGATATTCATGATTTTGTCAATCAGgatggagatcgagtccttCAGCAGGCGTTCTAGTTATTCAACTATATGATCGAGGCATTCTGACCTTGGCAGTTGGTGATGTGCGTGGATGGGACATTCCTCACATGCAAATACAGGGGCAAATACTCACAGCTATCGGGGTAGATGGTGAGAACTAGGTTGtgcctttggcttttgcattcGCTGAATGCAAATTTACAGATGGTTGAAGAGAGGTGTTGTTGGTAACATGCCTAATGCATGTGTACTCCACGATCATCATGCAGGCTTGTTCAACGCTATCAGCATATTGCATAGTGGTGTGGGTGGAGCATTGTCGTGGCCAGATTTGCATAGCCGTTTATGCATGCAACATCTCggagcaaacttctacaaacaattcaagAGCAAGTGGCTGatggatctttttaagaagTTGTGCAAACATAACCAAAGGAGTAAGTTTGATGCACTCTGAGAAGAGCTGGATAAACTAACTGGTAAGCACATGGatgaagttttgaagaagccagttgtaccaagggaggaggagcccgagggcctagagcctttaccacttgagccatagagtgtgaccaggagaaggaagggtggaaggagAGTTAAGTGTTTCTCCGATTGGATCAGACATGAACCACTGGAGAAATGGACACTCATTGTGGATACTAATGGTTCACGTTAtggaattatgacaactaacATCGGCGAGGTTTACAGTTGGGTAACGAATGGGAATAGGTCACTGCCATTTGTGGCAATTATGGAGGGAGTCACTTGTGGAACGTAGCGGTATCTCCGAGAGAGTTACAATAAGATCGCGCAACATATGGGCAACCCGCAAAAGGTGTATACGATGAAGATAATGTTttacatggaagagaagagtGGGAAGTGCCAGTCACACAAAGTTCATATTATTGGTAGCCGTCAGCATGTCTTCGAGGTGATGTTGCATGACAAGGGCGAAATGGGTATCGGAAGGCAGGAAATTACAATAGAATGCAGGTTGTGGCTAGCGGACAACAAGTATGAGTTCACTTGTAACAAGCCATCACTGAtgcattttcctttttctcatgTGCTAGCTTGTTGCGCAAAGGGCAGCATTGAGTCAGAGTATTTCGTGTCACCATACTACCGCAAGTAAGAGGTAGAAAGTACATGGTCCAACGAGTTGCTTGGGTGGCGGGCGGTGAAGGACTTCACGAAGTCGCATGAAAATCATCTGTTTTGGATTCTAGATCCAAACAGCAAGGTTGACACAAAGGGGTGACACAAGACTCAGCGTATCAGGAATGATATGGACGATGCTAAGGGAGCATGTCCCTACAAGGAATGACAGGTATGCGGAGGTCCACATTCGAGAGGGTAGTGCGATCAGTATCCGGTAGACACTCTGGCGTCAGGCAAGAATGTAGGATGTCCCCTCTATGCAGATGAATAGGTATGAATCATTTATTGGCGACGAAACAGGCCTGTGACTTTATCCTTTCTTCTATAATACCAtgcatctttctctctctactgcAACAACGTTCAAAGCATCAAATGCAAACACACACTACTGCCACCACACCCTGCTACCAGCACAACACCTCTGTCATGAGTTaagctttagacatgaagtaaccacacgacgtagctttaagcatgaaatgacaacaccctGCTGCCAGCATAGCACCTCTGTGgtgactcacactttagacacgaagtgaccacacgattcAGATTGaaccatgaaataacaacaccaaTGTCGTGACTCAGCATCGAatatgaagtgaccacatgacagtCCTTcaatcataaattaaattacAACACGATCCCTTCCATAGCAATTGGGTGTATATAAGGGTAACCAATCCATggctacttcatctccaatatAGTGCAACACACTCCCTTCCGTGGCTTCCGAGTCTGGGTCCaacaagggtaagggcaagatgggcccttaCGAGCAATGGCACGACATCCTTGATAGATTGAAGCATAAGGAAGAAGAGCGAAAGAGAAATGAGGACCCtgagcagaagaagagggaaATCGAGCTGGAGATAGAAGCGCAAGAGGCACACATGCCGCGGTACGAATATGGTAAAATAGCACGCCAGAAACCATTCCTGCTTGCCACGGTTGCTTGGTACTGATGTGGGGTAAGTGTGCATGACATCCTACCATGCTacgaatttcatctaattcaccTTCTTCCCTCGAACAGTATGACTTGCCCAggtgcaagtacgaatggtacgCGAACGAATAAGAGTACGCAAACATCAACTACGGCTATGAAGAGTCTCAGACAATGAGGTGCGTGGATGTTGAACGGCTGAAGATGAGGCTACAAGAactcaatgaagagtggtgggataagtatCTCTATGCGGCAACATGCAGTTTCCTCCACAATATGTGTGCAACCTACCGGTTGTGTCAGGGCCTGTGGCACATGGACTGGCACATGGGTACGTGTGCAGTAAACCCTACCCCCATGGATGCAACTTCCAAGAGATCTATTCTGAATATCTAGatgagaagcctccatcttttccaccaacctagtagatattttcttgcacccgGCAGtctgtctttccataaggcTGATTCGTTTTGCGATGGAGTATACTATATGCCATTGTAATTTATTGTAGATTGTGTACGAGTAGGGTACGGAtcggtgcatattgccttatgtTTTGTAGTCACAGACAAGCAATGAATGATTATGTGACCCTTACATGTGATGTACTTcactttcatcaatgaaatggccggaatttatcattctaccaaaaAGTTTTTTCTAAGTCCAATTCTTTTATAGGATTCCCTACCTTACATGCATAGGAAATAATAACTACTTACTGAACTTTTGTAGAATAAAATAATCACACCAAGTAACAGCTTTTATGGAGaatctctgtcaagcatcaatgccacagcTTTTTCAACTTTCATAGGaaatcctatgctccaggccCATCCAAGCCCTACTGcaactcagtccatgcaccagcccccaaccactataaataaccccaccctcatccatagatagatcacttcttcctcagctctctcaacagctccaccaaacccacacAAGAAATATTGAGGGATTTTCATCCTTGAGGGGGTCGAACTGTCTATGTGTTTCTGTGGTGACCCTTATAGACTTCGTGAGTCCCAagatatctcctacacctatagtCTACGCTttttcatatgtgccaactaccagtacgacaagcctcgacatggaccgtatgagtacccaccggtatattgacatagatcactcatgtgggcctttccatacgatttcatacactctcttactaatctcccatcttattttttttccagtctcctccacctatataCGACTTCATGCAATGACTCTATatagagcaaaatgagcaccagaagtgGTGGGTGGATATGGAGATGCGACATCAGGTGGAACTATGGATGAAGCGGCGGGAGGACGAGCGCATCAGAGACGCCGCGAAGGAGTGTGCCGTGTCTCAAGCACgcaaagcagagagggaaaggaagcgggataGGGCCTGTTGCGCTAAGGCGGAGGGCCCtgatgccctgagaaagggaAATTATCCTAGgtacactcagtagagagcatctattgtaactcgacctatttttattttctaagacatgttaggtttacCAGCGGCACACTATTAGGTTAGTATTTagacgtaccgtacatgccaacaaTTGTTTTTGTCATTTCTGTATGGTTATGGTCCATTCACGTAGCGACGATAAACctcatgtcccatgtaatgtttaccAGCATATATAACCTCCGTGACGGATACTATAATAATTgtgcttcataactactattgttcaaaaatttagattttgtatcctacCAACGCTActtcaattaaaaaatactcacacaattttacattaactaaataaagaaatatcgacaaaattacatcgaatcaatattaataaaaaaaaataaactactCTGTGATGTTGTTTGGACAACTCTTTGAACAACAAACATTTTCGATCGGCCATTCAACAATAACGAATTATTGTCTCAACCTACGTGTAGCCTTTAGttgctattttcaaaaaagtttaaattcttttataggATGCACATTAAGTTCTAGTTGTACCTTattaaatacatgatatttttctaattattaataaaaaatatttcattaaatatatgatattattctaattattaataaaaaatcaattaaaagGGATAGTTGTCAGTCTGTCAACAAATGGAGTGACGATAGGCCTGTCGACTGTCTGCTACTGCGACACCCTTATCGGTGTCTACTTGGATTCATGTCGGAACACGGAATGCCGACAGGGGCCCAGGCCTAGTGCCACATAGGCTGTCGGCATGCGGAATACCGATAAGCCCTTTGTTGGTATTTCGCATACCGACAGGTaactattcttgcaattttttgaatttggctattatttttgtaattttccaatgaaataatattattaaaaaaatcttcaaCCTTAATGTGTGGGGGAAAATAATTTAATTGCTAGAATTGGTTTCATTATTTCTTCCTTTTCTAAGTGCAGATGATGTGGCTCTGCCTGAGAATGCTTGTGGGCCTAGCTTGCAAGttgtctctctttctctctctatatatatatatatacacacacacatacacggTGAGTCTATTCTGCGCTGGGTGTCCAGAAGTATCTAATTGCAATATGAGAAGGTAATGAGTTACAATCAGTTCCAAttaatatacatacatacacacacatatatacatatatatgtatatacatatatacatacatatatataatgcATTAGTGTTTAGTAGTTCAATAGAAGCCCTGAAGTTGCTCGTTAGTGTTTAATAGTTTAATAGTATAGTAATGCTTAGTAGTTTAGTAGTTTCGTAGTGCTCAGTAGTTTTTGTTTAGTAGTATAGAAATAGTGAAAAATTACTATAATTTGGATGTTttagtagttgttagtagttttgTTCAATAGTTTCAGTTAATagaaaattgttcagtagtgtcagtaatCATTAGTAGTTTAATATTCAGTAGTTCTAAGTAATAATAAAATTGTTCAGTATGTTctagtagtatcagtagtttgttcagtaATATGATCAGTAATTTTTATCAGTAGTGTCAATAAGTTACCAGTAGTTACTGGTAGTATCAGTAGTGTCAACTTCTATTAAATTTGCAAGATCTCTTCTATTTAGAATTCATAATCTGATGCAGGCAGAATAAATTGCCTCGAGTAAGTGTGCTGCATAATAGTACTAGTACAGGGATCATTGACTTGGATGCAAAACTCTAGAAAGCCTATAGCTTTAAATTTCACACAGAAGCAAAGCAGCAGCCAACCGGTCCTCTCGCTAACAAGTTCTTGTCTTAAAGTAGGGGTCAATTTCTATGATTCATGTGATGTTGTTGACAGAAAGGGAAATCGTTCGTAGAGCTGAGATAGAAAGCAGGCTACAGAAAGTGAAAAGAAATCATCAGGTAGCAGCTAGCGGTGGTTAGTTAGATGATAGCAAGTGGAAAGGAGCTCACTCACGTTCACCTCTcgtcctatatatatacacacacgcgCTTCATGCGACAGTATGTAGCGCACTACTGCCAGAAGCTTACCAGGCAGCCAGGCACCTGCCGGACAAGGCAAAGGTTGAGATCGACGACAAGAGAAGCCCGGCCGGCCGGGCCGGGGCCGTGGAGGATGGGGAGGCCGCCGTGCTGCGACAAGGTTGGGATCAAGAAGGGGCCGTGGACGCCGGAGGAGGACATCATCCTCGTCTCCTACATCCAGGAGCGCGGCCCCGGCAACTGGAGGTCCGTGCCCATCAACACCGGCCTCATGCGGTGCAGCAAGAGCTGCCGCCTCCGCTGGACCAACTACCTCCGCCCCGGGATCAGGCGCGGCAACTTCACCCCCCACGAGGAAGGCATCATCGTCCACCTCCAGTCCTTGCTAGGCAACAGGTACTCTACTCTTCAAATTCTTGTGATCGCCAAGCTGCACATGAAAATAGCTACGTTAGATTACAATCGATTTGACCATGGCTAGCTATATTATGGCAGATGGGCAGCCATAGCGTCTTACCTCCCACAGAGAACAgacaacgacatcaagaactactggaacacccatctcaagaagaagctcaagaagcacCAAGCCATCGGCGCCATCTTCGCACCACCTCCCTCCTCTTCTGATCTATCAACCACTCTACCTACAGCGGCCGCAACGGCCGGTGGCCATGTCGACAACCTCCACCACATGATCACTGCTCCCCTCTCCAACTCCGAGGACGACTACACGCGCGCAGCCTGCAACAACCCAGCTGAGGTCGCCCAGCTCATCGTTCGACGCTCGCCGTTCGCCGCCCTGGGCTCAGTGAACACAGACAGCTTCTCTTCGTCGTACGCCTCCAGTATGGACAACATATCCAAGCTGCTCAACGGGTTCATGAAGAGCTCCCCACCGCACAACGGCGCCGCCGACATCAAACCCTCGGACATTGAGGTCAACCCTTTGCTGTCGTTCGACCACATGTCTGGTGGTTCGCTACCAGCCGCCGCCGACGTGCCGCAGCACCAGCCGCCGTTGGTGGGAGTACACGCCGGTTACGACGAGTCCAAGCAGCAGCAGGCGCCGTTGTCTCCGATCGAGAAGTGGCTTTTCGACGAGGCAGCCGAGCAGGTCGTCGACCTGATGGATCTGTCCGACGGCTGCTGCTCGGTTCCAATGCTGTTTTAGCTAAAAGAAAGAATACACGTCAGTTAGATAGGTAGATTTGTCGTTGCTGCAAGTTACCTCTTTAGGGGAAATCTATatatgttgcatgcatgcatgagacaagaacaagaacaataCATACACAATTACATACTAGCCAAACTAGTTACAGAAACATTACTCGTAGAACATTACTCGAAGAATAAGATATATAGCGACAGGATTTGCGAGTGTGACTCTGTGATCACATGCCATGAAATATAAGCATGACGAGATTAATCGTGATTTGCTCTTGGTATTTTTGGTTATATATACTGAGGTGAATTCCCATGTTGAATTGTACGTAATCCATCTATAAAGATGActgcaaaaaaaatcaaagcaagATAAATATGACTTGACTAAATTTTGTGAAGTCAATACCAGTGTCTGGTATGGAGTAGGCTCTGCCATGACTCCTTGCAGTACTCCTTTTGTGCAGTCGTGATAGACAATGTGTCGTTAGATAGAAGCTGCAGAGAGATGAAGCAATTGCTATCTCTGTCGGCGAGCACAAGGCCCCTGATCACATTCAGTGCAGAAAGCAATCCAACTCCcaactttttttttgtcccTATTCCCCTCATTCATTTAATTAGTACAAAATTAAACAGTGTTATTTCTTTTCATTCAAATTAAAAGGTTCAATGCTTCCATGAAAATCGCATTAGTTTTCAAGCATCTATGCAAGCAGGATTCAATGAAAAATACACATATTGGCAAACATGGTGCAAAATATTTACATAAATGGTGCCTAGCAAGTTGTCAACATCACTGGAAATGTATTGCTACTTAGTTACACGTCTAAAATAACCCATAAGTAGAACTGAGAATGCTGACATCAATATACTACCTGATTAAGACATTGCCTGACATCCTTCTCTGGTACATGTCCCTTCTGTATCATCTCCAGAAAACAAACTCTGCCTCTCTTACAATGCAGTGCGCAAGCTTCACAAGTCAATGGATACTTCGTTTTCTGAAAGGTACAATTCAATGGTGTATTAGATATATAGTAAAACTGTTAGGAATTTTGGATCTAAAACACAATATTTAACGTGACAAAAATCCTCCAATGCGGAGGTAAAAAACCATAGGAGACAAATATGTATTGATAAGGGCATACACAAGGTGAATTTGTTCcttattattcatatttttttcataaaaatagaatactactaagtttttgtattttttgttacttaggaacctaggagaagcaccataacctCACCTGAAAGTCATCACTCGAAGGGCAAATCTATTCGGAGTTAAAGTCGAGTCTTAGTAGAACTCCAAAGTCTATTCGGAGTCCCAGgataacacgtcagtaaaacataCATAACTCTCACATACGAAATCCGATTAAAACGATCTTAGACTTgatagaaagcttatgatgagctatttccaatggatctagccTTGATCAAAaattccttataatttagtcagGGTTGATGACATAAGGTGATGTGTCACTATTTTGGGTCTTGTTGGGTCTTATAAGCGTGTTGAgattggagtccaggttgtgtacgcctctttccacgacTGCACAACTCTAGGTCGACGTCCTTGTGTTctcccctataaatatacattagccatcatagtttaggcttgaattttacttagattattctgttttacaCAGTTTCGTcatttatcggtttgtagaaccccaaactcaagcacttcattggtaatcagcaatattcagattgcatctacatgttctttcttgtgttctcgattcgcttgcagaaaaaaccttcttggtgaggtcaaccgtgtcttaacacggttgataaccatgaagTAGTAGTGTAATGGTTAcaagggttcttgatctgttctggtcggagcgtttggatcatcaacgtcgaaactccaccaaatcaacatatcatattaccttcggaagatcaggtaAGATCGCATTAGTATGAACAATGAGAAacgaattcaccttgtgtgtatcagAGGGAGTCATGCCCTTATCATGTATTATTATAGCTCTTGTTACAAGAACAGGGGTTGGcccatatttataggccttaTTCAGAgcatacactactacagaacaggtCATAAGCAACGCCCTATTAGTATCGGTTGTGTAAAAACCATgactgaagacgtatcagtgccagttgttaAGCTTCCACACGTGGAAAATGAGTGAGCCTCTAAGAACCAGCACCAGAAAGGACTATCAGTGCGggttccagccacgaaccggtactgatagtctatTTTTCAGTGCTGGTTTGGGCCACCAACCGGCACATATGTGTCTGGACCCAGGCTCACGTCCGGTTCAGTCCTCGCGTCCGGCACGCTCAGTCCTCACATCCCctcctcaccacaagcctcacCATAGACCCTTATCTCTTTCCGCAAAGCCTTATCTCATCCTCACCAAAtcgatcccctcctctctccaaCTCTCTCCCACGAGGCTTTCCCCAGCGGATCGAGATCTACACGACAGTGCATCCCCTGCACCTGCCCCCACCTCTGGGCCACACACTGGCGCTACCCCCACTGCCAGGGTGGAAGGAGGGGCatctgggaggaggaggaggggaaggaggagggggTGCAGGCAggaaggaggaggtggtggggccaGCATGTGGTGCCTTAGTGACTCGAAGATGAAGCGGCGGCAGAGGGTGGCGAGCTACAAGGCCTACTCTGTGGAGGGCAAGGTGAAGGCATCGATCCAGAGGTATCTGCCCCTGCCTCTAATGGCTCCTAAGACATGGCTCTTCTCCGAGAAAGGAACCAAGGCTCTTGAAATGTTCGCAATTTagattcttttttgttttttgctaGGAAAGTAACGTTTCTGGATATCTCTTCTACCACTACTAATCGAAATGGATTTGAGATTGTGAGTGTATGGATGAGATAGACATtttgattgtgttcttgtgtttgagatgggtatatggatgagatgagttgattTGTGCTTGTGTTCGTATGGCGGGA
Proteins encoded:
- the LOC133906305 gene encoding MYB transcription factor 69-like — encoded protein: MRQYVAHYCQKLTRQPGTCRTRQRLRSTTREARPAGPGPWRMGRPPCCDKVGIKKGPWTPEEDIILVSYIQERGPGNWRSVPINTGLMRCSKSCRLRWTNYLRPGIRRGNFTPHEEGIIVHLQSLLGNRWAAIASYLPQRTDNDIKNYWNTHLKKKLKKHQAIGAIFAPPPSSSDLSTTLPTAAATAGGHVDNLHHMITAPLSNSEDDYTRAACNNPAEVAQLIVRRSPFAALGSVNTDSFSSSYASSMDNISKLLNGFMKSSPPHNGAADIKPSDIEVNPLLSFDHMSGGSLPAAADVPQHQPPLVGVHAGYDESKQQQAPLSPIEKWLFDEAAEQVVDLMDLSDGCCSVPMLF